The Glycine soja cultivar W05 chromosome 6, ASM419377v2, whole genome shotgun sequence genome has a window encoding:
- the LOC114415000 gene encoding peptidyl-prolyl cis-trans isomerase CYP95-like isoform X5 — translation MTKKKNPLVFMDVSIDGDPVERMVFELFYDVAPKTAENFRALCTGEKGISPNTGKSLHYKGSFFHQIIKGSIVQGGDFVNRNALFHLHVSCDNGTAGESIYGSKFPDESPRLKHDATGLLSMAIADRDTLGSHFIITLKADHHLDRKHVVFGKLVQGHNVLKKIEEFGDEEGHPTVTVKIINCGEYSEDGKKVNKSKMGKNKKSSKDRRKRRKYYSSESGSSSDSDTESLETDSDSESDMSSSSYMSSSSDDRRKKRKRSKKDKYRRGKRKDKRRDKRRRKKDKRSKRKSKRESGSDSDSESNSDNSSEGENIGAQHKGLKRKDNSQKNAETKSPLVAEKDLPPAHHEKEEMGMLENEEKLSKENGERRNNGIGGADYGSDRSEERQPDVMDDHSGKTRSRSVSPKRPMSKSMSISPRRSASKSPSVTPKRRLSKSPSVRSPPPSQRSLSRSPARSISRSPSRSISRSPVRGRNGRSVNRSPVRGRNGRSVSRSPVRGRNGRSVRRSPVRGRNGRSVSRSPVRGRNGRNVNRTPVRGGNGKSVSRSPVRTRSLKSVSRSPVRTRSLRSVSKSPVRARSQSHRSRSSPRAPSGKTISRSPVRVLRKSISRSPVRSPARSLSRSSGWVPSKKSISRSPVRAPSRSIRRSYSRSPSPVRRTRTPRGRSVSRSVSPDASPKRIRRGRGFSERYSYARRYRTPSRSPVRSYRYNGRNDRDRYSSYRRFSPRRFRSPPPRGRTPPRYRSRRSRTPSVSRSPRYRARRYSRSRSPVRSRSPVRSRSPVDRSRPTRVERRASSSRSRSPSKSRSRSRSRSSVESPPRASRDSRSRSSSRSPDGKKGLVAYGDGSPY, via the exons ATGACTAAGAAGAAGAATCCCCTGGTGTTTATGGATGTGTCGATCGATGGGGATCCTGTTGAAAGGATGGTTTTTGAG CTTTTCTATGATGTTGCTCCCAAGACTGCAGAAAACTTTCGTGCATTATGTACAg GAGAAAAAGGCATCAGTCCAAATACTGGAAAATCACTGCACTACAAGGGTTCTTTCTTCCATCAGATCATAAAAGGTTCCATTGTGCAG GGTGGAGATTTTGTCAATCGAAATG CCTTGTTCCATTTGCATGTTTCCTGTGACAATG GGACTGCTGGAGAAAGCATATATGGTTCAAAGTTCCCAG ATGAGTCACCTAGGCTAAAGCATGATGCTACTGGCCTTTTATCAATGGCAATTGCAGACCGTGACACACTCGGTTCCCATTTCATTATCACTTTGAAAGCTGATCATCATCTTGATAG GAAACATGTAGTCTTTGGGAAGCTTGTGCAAGGGCATAATGTATTGAAGAAAATTGAAGAATTCGGTGATGAAGAAGGGCATCCAACTGTAACTGTTAAAATCATTAATTGTGGTGAATATAGCGAGG ATGGAAAGAAggtaaataaatcaaaaatgggaaagaataaaaaatcttcaaaagacagaaggaaaaggagaaaatacTACTCATCTGAATCCGGGAGCTCTTCAGATTCTGATACAGAATCTTTGGAAACTGATAGTGATTCCGAGTCAGATATGTCCTCATCATCTTACATGAGTTCTTCTAGTGATGACAGgcgaaagaagagaaagagatctAAGAAAGATAAATATAGACGGGGAAAGAGAAAAGATAAACGTCGTGACAAGAGGCGAAGGAAAAAGGATAAGAGATCAAAGCGTAAATCAAAAAG GGAATCGGGCAGTGACTCAGATAGTGAGAGTAACAGTGACAATAGCTCTGAAGGTGAAAATATTGGTGCTCAACATAAAGGGCTTAAGCGTAAAGATAATTCTCAGaaaaatg CTGAAACAAAGTCTCCCTTGGTTGCGGAGAAAGATTTGCCTCCTGCGCATCATGAAAAGGAGGAAATGGGTATgctagagaatgaggaaaaattGTCAAAGGAAAACGGAGAGCGACGTAACAATGGCATTGGAGGAGCTGACTATGGATCTGACAGAAGTGAAGAGAGGCAGCCTGACGTTATGGATGATCATTCAGGCAAAACTAG GAGTCGAAGCGTGAGTCCTAAGCGACCCATGAGTAAGAGTATGAGTATTAGTCCCAGGAGGAGTGCGAGCAAGAGCCCAAGTGTTACTCCAAAAAGGAGATTGAGCAAAAGTCCCAGTGTTAGAAGCCCTCCTCCATCACAGAGGAGTTTGAGCAGAAGTCCTGCCAGAAGCATCAGCAGGAGTCCGAGCAGAAGCATCAGTAGAAGCCCAGTAAGAGGCAGGAATGGGAGAAGTGTCAATAGAAGTCCAGTGAGAGGCAGGAATGGGAGAAGTGTCAGTAGAAGCCCAGTGAGAGGCAGGAATGGGAGAAGTGTCCGTAGAAGCCCAGTGAGAGGCAGGAATGGGAGAAGTGTCAGTAGAAGCCCAGTGAGAGGCAGGAATGGGAGAAATGTCAATAGAACCCCTGTGAGAGGCGGGAATGGGAAAAGTGTCAGTAGAAGCCCTGTGAGAACTCGTTCTCTTAAAAGTGTCAGTAGAAGCCCTGTGAGAACTCGTTCTCTTAGAAGTGTCAGCAAGAGCCCTGTGAGAGCTCGTTCTCAAAGCCACCGGAGCAGGAGTTCTCCTAGAGCACCATCAGGAAAAACTATCAGCAGAAGCCCTGTAAGAGTGTTGAGAAAGAGTATAAGCCGCAGTCCAGTTAGATCACCTGCAAGAAGTTTAAGCAGAAGCTCTGGCTGGGTTCCTTCAAAGAAAAGCATCAGCCGAAGCCCAGTCAGAGCACCTAGTAGAAGCATTCGCCGTAGTTATTCTAGAAGTCCTAGCCCTGTTCGTAGGACAAGGACACCTCGTGGGAGAAGTGTGTCAAGGAGCGTATCACCTGATGCTTCACCAAAGCGTATCAGAAGGGGAAGAGGTTTCAGTGAAAGATACTCTTATGCAAGAAGGTATAGAACCCCCTCCCGGTCTCCTGTGAGGTCATACCGCTACAATGGAAGAAATGACAGGGACAG ATATTCTAGTTACAGAAGGTTTTCCCCTAGGCGTTTCAGGAGCCCACCACCGCGTGGAAGAACTCCTCcaag GTATCGAAGCAGGAGGAGCAGGACACCATCTGTTTCACGCAGTCCACGATATCGAGCTCGACGATATAGCCGAAGTAGGAGCCCAGTTCGTAGTAGGAGTCCAGTTCGCAGTCGTTCCCCAGTTGATCGATCCCGCCCCACTCGTGTGGAGAGGCGTGCATCTTCTTCTCGGAGCAGGAGTCCATCCAAATCCCGGTCTAGGTCTAGGTCCAGGTCATCCGTGGAATCTCCACCAAGAGCAAGTAGAGACAGCAGGTCCAGGTCATCGTCCAGAAGCCCAGATGGAAAGAAAGGCTTGGTCGCATATGGCGATGGTTCTCCATACTAA